TAGGTCAATAGTGGACGTGGATGGATGCCTCTATACCTCTCCAAACACTTTTTTCGCTTAGAAAAACAGCCGAACAAGACGTTGCCAAACTTGCAAGTCTATCCTCAATGAGTTTGCTGTCAAGATGAACCTGGAGAAGCCTACTTACAATACTGTTAAGCTAGAACAAGCAGGGTTCCTTCCAGTTTTCATGTCTACTTTGGTTTTCAACGGTTTATATCATACTGGTGAACTTGGTAGAAGCAAGAAAGAAGCTGAACAATTGGCAACACGTGCTGTTATTATCTTTCTTTTGGGTATCTTTTTTCTCTATGATTATTATAAAGTTGTCTTTAAACTATTTACGCCTTGTGTGTTCTAAACTTTGTGTGGCTACTAATTGAGGATATAATGTAGGTAATTCTAGGTCGGGAATGGTTCTTTCTGAGATAATCAAGTCTAAAGACAAACTCTATGCTGCATTGCATAAACTGAAGGATACAAGCCATGCGAATATCAGTGTTGTACCCCAGGCTGTTGGAGTTAGCACAGGACAAAGTTCTGGGCAAGTTAGCCATGAACTCATTGTATCAAAACCTGAACCATCTCAAGCAGTGAATTTGCCAATTGAATTTGTGCCTGCTGTGTTACCAGAGCCTTCAGATGTAGGTCCAAGTTCCTTGAAGAAGCGCCGCAAGAATAAGAAGAAACCTAACAAGAAATTGCGGTCTGACACTCCGTATGTTTtagtctctctcttttcatgTTTGGCATGATTCTTGTCTTATTTGCTGTAGGTTTCATTCGCTTGGAAATATTACTATTTTGGCTACTTCTATCTAGTGGAATACTTTATCATGAATTTCTCTTGAATCACCTCtcactacaacaaaaaaatgtttattacaacaaaaaaaatcgtTGCAATAACATCGAAGTTATTGCAATAGTTTATGCGAAgtgttgtaataaaatttgaggtaataattttgtgctaaaaatttttttgttgcaataaactttaaatattttaatgaaaattttgatataataGTATATTTTCTATTgcaataaacaatttattaCTTCGAATATCTTGTAGTAATAGGCTATTATTTCATGAATTTTATTACAATAGATTGTAaagaattgacaaaaataatttgggtTCAAATTATTGCAACGGTATATTTATTGtaatagttaatttttttcatataaatatattttttacaatagaTAGTAAAATAATTGGAATTAGATCattgtaataatatattaaaaaaattgatttctgcaatttaagttattgcaaaaaa
This portion of the Castanea sativa cultivar Marrone di Chiusa Pesio chromosome 7, ASM4071231v1 genome encodes:
- the LOC142642697 gene encoding uncharacterized protein LOC142642697, yielding MNLEKPTYNTVKLEQAGFLPVFMSTLVFNGLYHTGELGRSKKEAEQLATRAVIIFLLGNSRSGMVLSEIIKSKDKLYAALHKLKDTSHANISVVPQAVGVSTGQSSGQVSHELIVSKPEPSQAVNLPIEFVPAVLPEPSDVGPSSLKKRRKNKKKPNKKLRSDTPLSIAVFPMTQAPITQGPPCSVAQ